In Citrus sinensis cultivar Valencia sweet orange chromosome 4, DVS_A1.0, whole genome shotgun sequence, one DNA window encodes the following:
- the LOC102630876 gene encoding phragmoplastin interacting protein 1: MVLSNRKLKQKLRTEIAESLTSAERPDQDPNSQGHSLKQLLNSVTQKPRLSKREKKRVRTQDSFEDAETVSSKNRGGNSKNVGEEENKEVGKTKKKRKRNDDESRNLDLVGGGDGENGEKKERKKKKEKRERLGGEEENGDVKKEARKLMKKKKVKKKQMKKKMRKANKNEEANKGDDGVVVNEESNRGIDSQVNGDIAAKVYVGGIPYNASENDIKTYFEGCGTITEIDYMTFPDTGKFRGIAIINFRTEGAVKRALALDGSEMDGLFLKIQPYKATKAKRTSDFTPKIVEGYNRIYIGNLSWDITEEDLKKLFSDCKISSLRFGTNKETGEFRGYAHVDFSDSLSLSMALKLDQEVVRGRPVKISCAVPPKKGINSKSRSLPSNKRATSKVTDSAGLGTSNDADNSGAVTSNVAANAGSGTSDITDHIGLSAVSGKIRRRTCYECGEKGHLSSACPKKTADQTNSTTIQVEQL, encoded by the exons GCTATTGAACTCGGTTACCCAGAAGCCCAGATTgtcaaaaagggaaaagaaacgCGTGAGAACCCAAGATTCTTTTGAAGATGCAGAGACTGTGAGTAGCAAAAACAGAGGTGGCAATAGTAAAAATGTTGGGGAAGAAGAGAATAAGGAAGTGGGTAaaacgaagaagaagaggaaaagaaatgaTGATGAAAGCAGGAATCTTGATTTAGTGGGTGGTGGCGATGGTGAAAATGGTGAGAAGaaagagaggaagaagaagaaagaaaagagggAGAGATTGGGGGGAGAAGAAGAGAATGGTGATGTGAAGAAGGAAGCAAGAAAgttaatgaagaagaagaaggtaaAGAAGAAacagatgaagaagaagatgaggaAGGCTAATAAGAATGAGGAAGCAAACAAGGGAGATGATGGAGTGGTTGTAAATGAGGAATCAAATAGGGGTATTGACAG CCAAGTAAATGGCGACATTGCTGCGAAAGTTTATGTCGGAGGCATTCCTTATAATGCAAGTGAGAATGACATTAAAACGTACTTTGAAGGCTGCGGCACCATAACTGAAATTGATTATATGACGTTTCCTGATACTGGGAAGTTTAGAGGAATTGCTATTATCAATTTCAGG ACAGAAGGCGCAGTGAAACGAGCCTTGGCTCTGGATGGATCTGAGAT GGATGGACTTTTCCTAAAAATTCAGCCCTACAAGGCCACTAAAGCCAAAAGGACATCTGATTTTACCCCAAAAATTGTGGAGGGCTATAACAGAATCTACATTGGGAACTTGTCATGGGATATAACCGAGGAGGATCTGAAGAAACTTTTCTCAGATTGCAAAATATCATCCTTGCGATTTGGAACCAACAAAGAAACTGGGGAATTCCGAGGTTATGCCCATGTGGATTTTTCCGACAGTCTATCTTTGTCAATGGCACTGAAGTTGGATCAAGAGGTTGTGCGCGGAAGACCTGTCAAGATTAGTTGTGCAGTGCCACCTAAGAAAGGAATAAACTCAAAATCAAGATCTCTGCCTTCTAATAAGAGGGCGACTAGTAAAGTTACTGACAGTGCTGGCTTGGGGACTAGTAACGATGCTGATAATTCTGGTGCAGTTACTAGTAATGTTGCTGCTAATGCTGGCTCAGGAACAAGTGACATTACTGATCACATTGGTTTGAGTGCTGTTAGTGGTAAGATAAGGAGAAGAACATGCTATGAGTGTGGAGAAAAGGGGCATCTTTCTTCAGCCTGCCCAAAGAAAACGGCTGATCAAACAAACTCCACTACAATTCAAGTTGAACAGTTATAG
- the LOC102631186 gene encoding protein ALP1-like → MGPIRGLKRRKKAEKKVDQNVLAAAAASDGDGDGDADADSLVAQPQPLDWWDNFSRRISGPLFGSKKSKNFESVFKISRKTFDYICSLVKEDLAARQSNFSFSNGKPLSPNDMVAIALRRLSSGESLQIIGDLFGLNQSTVSQVTWRFVESMEERGLHHLQWPSKETEMEDIKSKFEKIRGFRNCCGAIDITHIVMNIPAVDPANNVWYDREKNYSMILQGIVDPEMRFRDIIAGWPGSLTDALVLRNSGFFKLTEEGKRLDGKSLQLSEGIELREYIIGDTGFPLLPWLLTPYQGKGLSDIEAEYNKRHSATRMVAQMALARLKDVWRIIHGVMWMPDKNRLPRIVLVCCLLHNIVIDMEDEMLDELPLSYHHDSGYHQQTCESVDKTASVMRDNLSLYLSGKLPP, encoded by the exons ATGGGACCCATTAGAGGGTTGAAGAGGAGAAAGAAAGCAGAGAAGAAAGTTGACCAAAATGTCttggctgctgctgctgcttctgatggtgatggtgatggtgatgCTGATGCTGATTCTTTGGTGGCACAACCTCAGCCCTTGGATTGGTGGGATAATTTTTCCAGAAGAATTTCTG GTCCTTTATTTGGATcgaaaaaatcaaagaatttTGAATCTGTTTTTAAAATATCGAGAAAGACATTCGACTACATATGCTCACTTGTGAAGGAAGATCTGGCAGCCAGGCAATCAAATTTCTCCTTTTCAAATGGAAAGCCTCTATCGCCAAATGATATGGTAGCCATTGCCCTTAGGAGGCTTAGCTCTGGCGAATCGTTACAAATCATTGGTGATTTATTTGGGTTGAACCAGTCGACTGTTTCCCAAGTAACCTGGCGGTTTGTGGAATCAATGGAAGAAAGAGGGCTCCATCATCTCCAATGGCCTTCAAAAGAAACAGAAATGGAAGACATAAAGTccaaatttgagaaaattcGTGGCTTTCGTAACTGTTGTGGTGCAATAGACATTACGCACATTGTCATGAATATACCAGCAGTGGACCCAGCAAATAATGTCTGGTATGATCGTGAGAAGAACTATAGCATGATCCTGCAGGGAATCGTGGACCCAGAGATGAGATTTCGTGACATAATCGCTGGCTGGCCAGGAAGTTTAACCGATGCTCTTGTTCTCCGGAACTctggcttcttcaaacttaCTGAAGAAGGGAAAAGGCTTGATGGGAAGAGTTTACAGCTTTCAGAAGGAATAGAATTAAGAGAATACATAATAGGGGACACAGGTTTTCCCCTATTGCCATGGCTTCTTACTCCCTACCAAGGGAAAGGCCTCTCTGATATTGAAGCTGAGTATAACAAACGACATTCTGCTACGCGAATGGTGGCACAGATGGCTCTAGCAAGGCTTAAGGATGTATGGAGGATAATTCATGGAGTAATGTGGATGCCTGATAAGAACAGATTGCCTAGGATTGTCCTTGTTTGCTGCTTGCTGCACAACATTGTCATCGACATGGAGGATGAAATGCTAGATGAGCTGCCCTTGTCATATCATCACGACTCTGGTTATCATCAACAAACCTGCGAATCTGTCGACAAGACTGCCTCTGTAATGAGAGATAACCTTTCTCTCTACTTATCTGGAAAATTGCCTCCTTGA